The Oryza glaberrima chromosome 5, OglaRS2, whole genome shotgun sequence DNA segment TCCTAAGGGTTTGTAGTCATTACGACATCAAACAACCACTAACTATACACATAGTTGCATTACCTTTTGTGAGTAAATACATTTAGTTCAGATATACTTGGATGTGCTTTGaatttaaaacttattttaagaaaaaaaaaaaggttgttaGAGGTGTGTGCTAGTCACACAACTAGGTTTTATGCCAAAACATGTCAGAACTACCACCATATTCAAGTACTATCATGCTCTTACACGTCTATATTATACGAAAGCGGGAACATACAAGTGGTCATATATTCCGCACACATGCCAGAGGCATATACGTCAACAAACTCAGCCCCACAAGTCCCTCACATTATTAACCCTTTACATCGATTTCTTCTTAAAGATAGCAAGGGACAAATGCTAGCTAGAAAACCATAGGGCCACTGCCCAAATAATTAATATTCCCTTTGAATTGCCTTCTACAATTATCCCCCAAACCCGAACCCTTGGCCGCGTGAGCGAGCGCAACGGCGTCGCGGCTATAAATTGCCGCGTCCACTCTGCATCTCTCACTCGCACGCACAGTCTCTCCCACCAACAAACACGTACGACTTTGAACGCAAAGTCTTGGCGCCACTCGATCGATCACTCTCTGCTCATCAGGTGTTTGTGGAAAGTGCAGAGATGGGGGAGAACGGTGTGGTGGCGAGCAAGCTGTGCTACCCGGCAGCGGCCATGGAggtggtcgccgccgagctcggccACACGGCCGGCTCCAAGCtgtacgacgacgacggccgcctcAAGCGCACCGGTAAGGATCGGAGCTCGCGCCTCGAGCCAAGCTTCATCCATGGACCATGGCTGTCGTTGCTGACATTGATGTGTTGTCTAGGGACGATGTGGACGGCGAGCGCTCACATCATCACGGCGGTGATCGGCTCCGGCGTGCTGTCGCTGGGGTGGGCGATCGCGCAGCTGGGTTGGGTGGCCGGCCCCGCCGTCATGCTGCTCTTCTCGTTCGTCACCTACTACACCTCCGCGCTGCTCGCCGACTGCTACCGCTCCGGCGACGAGAGCACCGGCAAGCGCAACTACACCTACATGGACGCCGTGAACGCCAACCTGAGTACGTATCATTGTCAGAGACGGCCTCGTACGCGCCCATGTCGTCGTGCTCACTGTGCTGGCATTTCTTCGAACAGGTGGCATCAAGGTCCAGGTCTGCGGGTTCCTGCAGTACGCCAACATCGTCGGCGTCGCCATCGGCTACACCATTGCCGCCTCCATTAGCATGCTGTGAGTATCGATCCGCACGAACTCTCCATTGATGGTGATTCGTGGTGAGCTCATGTCGCGTGTGGTTGGCATGGCATGAACAGGGCGATCAAGCGGGCGAACTGCTTCCACGTCGAGGGGCACGGCGACCCGTGCAACATCTCGAGCACGCCGTACATGATCATCTTCGGCGTGGCGGAGATCTTCTTCTCGCAGATCCCGGACTTCGACCAGATCTCGTGGCtgtccatcctcgccgccgtcatgtCGTTCACCTACTCCACCATCGGGCTCGGCCTCGGCGTCGTGCAGGTGGTGGCCAACGGCGGCGTCAAGGGGAGCCTCACCGGGATCAGCATCGGCGTGGTGACGCCCATGGACAAGGTGTGGCGGAGCCTGCAGGCGTTCGGCGACATCGCCTTCGCCTACTCCTACTCCCTCATCCTCATCGAGATCCAGGACACCatccgggcgccgccgccgtcggagtcGAGGGTGATGCGGCGCGCCACCGTGGTGAGCGTCGCCGTCACCACGCTCTTCTACATGCTCTGCGGCTGCACGGGGTACGCGGCGTTCGGCGACGCCGCGCCGGGCAACCTCCTCACCGGGTTCGGCTTCTACGAGCCCTTCTGGCTCCTCGACGTCGCCaacgccgccatcgtcgtccacCTCGTCGGCGCCTACCAGGTCTACTGCCAGCCGCTGTTCGCCTTCGTCGAGAAGTGGGCGCAGCAGCGGTGGCCGAAATCATGGTACATCACCAAGGACATCGACGTGccgctctccctctccggcggcggcggcggcggcggcggaaggtgCTACAAGCTGAACCTGTTCAGGCTGACATGGAGGTCGGCGTTCgtggtggcgacgacggtggtgtcGATGCTGCTGCCGTTCTTCAACGACGTGGTGGGGTTCCTCGGCGCGGTGGGGTTCTGGCCGCTCACCGTCTACTTCCCGGTGGAGATGTACATCGTGCAGAAGAGGATACCGAGGTGGAGCACGCGGTGGGTGTGCCTGCAGCTGCTCAGCCTCGCCTGCCTCGCCAtcaccgtcgcctccgccgccggctccatCGCCGGAATCCTCTCCGACCTCAAAGTCTACAAGCCGTTCGCCACCACCTACTAATTCATCGAGCACCTCGCGTGCATGCACATACCGTACGTTATTACGCGTGGTCGAGATGAAGTACAGATGATTGTAtcctaattaatcaattaatcaaccaaaattaattaactaattactaTTTAGTTATTATTGTCACACgtgtggtgaaaaaaaaaagggaaaagaggaATTTGAGACAGGTTGCATAGAGTGTTGTTTATGCTATTGTTGCTTGTATACTGCCTGTATTAATTCCAACCGATGCTACTAATTTTGATTGTTTCTGGTCCGTGTTAATGTTAACCAAAAGGAGGTAGAATGGTGTATTTCCAAGTGAAGAGATGTGTTTGTAATTACATAATTAAATGAGAAATGCACTTTCTTATGGCAAATTCTTCTTCTGTGGTGctcaaaattatatattcttctaggaaattaagatcccattcttttctccaacaagagttggatgaagattaagattttcgtggaactcttttcaaactactaaacggtgcatttcatgcgaaaactttctatatgaaagtttgctctaaaatatcatattaatctatttttcaagtttgtaataattaaaactcaatctatcatacgttaataccacctcgttttgcg contains these protein-coding regions:
- the LOC127775223 gene encoding amino acid permease 3-like isoform X1, whose translation is MTHHTKFNPNYISICNPASSLSLIFTSLFLSWKRVRGSRRGDFCKEMGENGVVASKLCYPAAAMEVVAAELGHTAGSKLYDDDGRLKRTGTMWTASAHIITAVIGSGVLSLGWAIAQLGWVAGPAVMLLFSFVTYYTSALLADCYRSGDESTGKRNYTYMDAVNANLSGIKVQVCGFLQYANIVGVAIGYTIAASISMLAIKRANCFHVEGHGDPCNISSTPYMIIFGVAEIFFSQIPDFDQISWLSILAAVMSFTYSTIGLGLGVVQVVANGGVKGSLTGISIGVVTPMDKVWRSLQAFGDIAFAYSYSLILIEIQDTIRAPPPSESRVMRRATVVSVAVTTLFYMLCGCTGYAAFGDAAPGNLLTGFGFYEPFWLLDVANAAIVVHLVGAYQVYCQPLFAFVEKWAQQRWPKSWYITKDIDVPLSLSGGGGGGGGRCYKLNLFRLTWRSAFVVATTVVSMLLPFFNDVVGFLGAVGFWPLTVYFPVEMYIVQKRIPRWSTRWVCLQLLSLACLAITVASAAGSIAGILSDLKVYKPFATTY
- the LOC127775223 gene encoding amino acid permease 3-like isoform X2; translation: MGENGVVASKLCYPAAAMEVVAAELGHTAGSKLYDDDGRLKRTGTMWTASAHIITAVIGSGVLSLGWAIAQLGWVAGPAVMLLFSFVTYYTSALLADCYRSGDESTGKRNYTYMDAVNANLSGIKVQVCGFLQYANIVGVAIGYTIAASISMLAIKRANCFHVEGHGDPCNISSTPYMIIFGVAEIFFSQIPDFDQISWLSILAAVMSFTYSTIGLGLGVVQVVANGGVKGSLTGISIGVVTPMDKVWRSLQAFGDIAFAYSYSLILIEIQDTIRAPPPSESRVMRRATVVSVAVTTLFYMLCGCTGYAAFGDAAPGNLLTGFGFYEPFWLLDVANAAIVVHLVGAYQVYCQPLFAFVEKWAQQRWPKSWYITKDIDVPLSLSGGGGGGGGRCYKLNLFRLTWRSAFVVATTVVSMLLPFFNDVVGFLGAVGFWPLTVYFPVEMYIVQKRIPRWSTRWVCLQLLSLACLAITVASAAGSIAGILSDLKVYKPFATTY